A DNA window from Selenomonas sp. oral taxon 126 contains the following coding sequences:
- a CDS encoding ATP-dependent nuclease, whose translation MGTKIQHVKVEEFRSFHDVEFDISRKITVISGQNGVGKSNLISLIASGSGLGKSSAFGGNFQPKFYDFFYISPEEAYDDYTIYLRYGSDNTDETVLKCLTFKNDTESNRGIRIIPRTSNKERDDMTIKEAELIAKENFNVGGAARIPIPTIYLSISRLYPLGERKESVSVKEVRRNNKLYHSKAHTKFCDWYNSVMPGSIKQDGDLSIVDKEASTRSSLHMEMENTPALGKSVGQDNLGNIISALVDIYILSQQDNYNGALICIDEIEVSLHPDTQIRLLDLMDKLANELNIQFVVTTHSLTVLKELLGKHKKNPNDYGVVYLKNPSAPMVTVQQLYEFLKADLLGKVTYQKPKPKVYFEDEVGKHLFNMLVGALYHQCSTLEEKGTLRGNVLQEYASKIKCRLENIKKYRHAACLINPIVTSLGCEELLRFSQADRPYSDQVIFLLDGDARHKQTEHKPKIREYLDRKYDPHKDNLSDRETKRNNICFFPDYFAPESFLYRMMYQIMNVETNHTIFWRTLDQQEETALYTASKIRSWFVDLASDFNNDDLKNIFGDIEKNGKVWAFIDATNLLNYYYGDYSTIEELILFFEKFDRAFQMTYSKMIKNI comes from the coding sequence ATGGGAACAAAAATTCAACATGTAAAAGTTGAGGAGTTTAGGAGTTTTCATGATGTGGAATTTGATATAAGTAGAAAAATCACTGTGATAAGTGGGCAGAATGGTGTCGGTAAGTCCAATCTTATATCGTTAATTGCCTCTGGATCAGGACTTGGTAAAAGCTCTGCCTTTGGAGGCAATTTTCAACCAAAGTTTTATGACTTCTTTTATATTTCTCCTGAAGAAGCCTATGATGACTATACTATTTATTTGCGTTATGGCAGTGACAATACAGATGAAACAGTTCTTAAGTGCCTGACTTTTAAGAATGATACAGAGTCAAATCGTGGTATTCGTATTATTCCGAGAACCTCTAACAAGGAGAGGGATGATATGACCATAAAGGAAGCAGAGCTTATAGCAAAAGAAAATTTCAATGTGGGAGGAGCGGCCAGGATTCCTATACCGACTATTTATTTGAGTATTTCTAGATTATATCCTTTAGGTGAACGTAAGGAATCTGTGAGTGTTAAAGAGGTTCGAAGAAATAACAAGCTTTATCACAGCAAGGCGCATACAAAATTTTGTGATTGGTACAATTCCGTTATGCCAGGGAGCATTAAACAGGATGGGGATCTTAGCATTGTAGATAAGGAAGCAAGCACACGGTCTTCGTTACATATGGAAATGGAGAACACACCTGCACTTGGTAAGTCTGTCGGGCAGGATAATCTCGGAAATATTATTAGTGCGCTTGTGGATATTTATATTTTATCACAGCAAGACAATTACAATGGAGCACTTATTTGTATTGACGAGATTGAAGTTTCATTACATCCGGACACTCAGATACGGCTATTGGATTTAATGGATAAGTTGGCTAATGAATTAAATATCCAATTTGTTGTGACTACACACTCGTTGACGGTGTTGAAGGAATTATTGGGAAAACACAAGAAAAATCCGAATGATTATGGAGTTGTGTATCTAAAAAATCCATCTGCACCTATGGTCACGGTTCAACAGTTATATGAATTTTTGAAAGCTGATTTATTGGGAAAAGTGACGTATCAAAAACCAAAACCCAAAGTATATTTTGAGGATGAGGTTGGAAAACATCTTTTTAATATGCTTGTTGGAGCACTTTATCATCAATGTAGTACATTGGAAGAAAAGGGGACGCTGAGAGGAAATGTTTTGCAGGAATATGCCTCTAAAATAAAATGTAGACTTGAAAATATCAAGAAATATCGTCATGCGGCTTGCTTAATTAACCCCATTGTAACATCTCTTGGCTGCGAAGAATTATTGAGGTTTTCTCAGGCAGATCGACCCTATTCTGATCAAGTCATCTTTCTATTGGATGGAGATGCTCGTCATAAGCAAACAGAGCACAAACCCAAAATAAGAGAATACTTGGACAGGAAATATGATCCTCATAAGGATAACCTATCTGATAGAGAAACAAAGAGGAACAATATATGCTTCTTTCCCGATTATTTCGCCCCGGAATCGTTCCTTTATAGAATGATGTATCAGATAATGAATGTGGAGACTAATCATACAATTTTTTGGCGTACTCTTGATCAACAGGAAGAAACCGCTTTGTATACTGCCTCCAAAATTCGGTCATGGTTTGTAGATCTTGCGTCGGACTTTAATAATGATGATCTAAAAAATATTTTTGGAGATATTGAGAAAAATGGAAAGGTATGGGCGTTTATAGATGCAACAAACCTGCTTAACTACTACTACGGCGACTATTCTACTATAGAAGAGTTGATATTGTTTTTTGAGAAGTTTGATCGTGCATTTCAAATGACATATAGTAAGATGATCAAAAACATATAG
- a CDS encoding DNA adenine methylase translates to MEVLIRKTGHMNGTYIEPFAGGAGIAINLLLNNIVSKIVINDLDKGIYSFWRAILTETDRFTSDVLSVPLNMDEWHRQRTIYMEKSQKYSYDLGFATFYLNRTNRSGIIKGGVIGGKDQCGKWRMDARFNRGALIKRIQEIAIRKNSIYLYNKDINSFLIHYAPKHFDNALIYFDPPYYAKGHELYMNFFRYSDHIRISEQISRLDNVDWVITYDVKDEILELYRERSCRRLAWSYSAGTKKRVDEIMIFRRNDMIPTESELSMCEGQALLRDIID, encoded by the coding sequence ATGGAGGTTTTAATCCGGAAGACTGGACATATGAATGGAACTTATATTGAACCGTTTGCTGGCGGAGCTGGAATTGCGATCAATCTGCTCTTAAATAATATTGTTTCAAAAATTGTAATCAATGATTTGGACAAGGGAATTTATTCGTTTTGGAGAGCTATTTTAACAGAGACAGATCGTTTTACTTCTGATGTTCTTTCAGTTCCTTTGAATATGGATGAATGGCATAGACAAAGAACAATATATATGGAAAAATCTCAAAAATATAGTTATGATTTAGGATTTGCTACATTCTATTTAAACCGAACGAATCGATCGGGGATTATTAAAGGTGGCGTTATTGGCGGGAAAGACCAATGTGGCAAATGGAGAATGGATGCACGATTTAACAGAGGTGCTCTTATTAAGAGGATACAGGAGATAGCTATACGAAAAAACAGTATATATCTTTATAATAAAGATATTAACAGCTTCCTTATCCATTATGCGCCTAAGCACTTCGATAATGCACTGATTTATTTTGATCCACCATATTATGCAAAAGGTCATGAGTTATATATGAATTTTTTTAGATATAGTGACCATATTCGTATTAGTGAGCAAATCTCTCGACTTGATAATGTGGACTGGGTTATTACATACGATGTTAAGGACGAAATTTTAGAATTGTATCGAGAGCGATCATGTAGAAGGTTGGCGTGGTCATATTCTGCCGGGACAAAAAAAAGAGTGGATGAGATCATGATCTTTCGCAGGAATGATATGATTCCTACGGAATCAGAACTGTCCATGTGTGAGGGGCAGGCACTCTTACGAGATATTATAGATTAA
- a CDS encoding 5'-nucleotidase, lipoprotein e(P4) family, which yields MNTWNIQWKNPWKKTIALGSAAFLLGGSAVYAASPVTQTGGSANVQNVQDAPMPLPLTEEEISAQQLADAEYMALLWMRTSAEYRALCYQGYNAALAEIARAQANPAARSGKPLAIVLDCDETVTDNTRAMAAAAAAGNGRYDALWWRATVHEGRSEALPGAADFLNEVARRGVAIFYVSNRWSEVNYEPTIENLKALGFPSVDAEHVLLMEDRTQSDKQPRFDKIAADYDVVVYMGDNAGDLPLGTKGKTRDERNALIDNARADFGTRYIVFPNPAYGSWVSALAKDYMTMSPEAREEFYVKTLTE from the coding sequence ATGAACACATGGAACATCCAGTGGAAGAATCCGTGGAAAAAGACGATTGCCCTCGGCAGTGCGGCGTTCTTGCTCGGCGGCAGTGCGGTGTACGCGGCTTCCCCCGTGACACAGACGGGCGGAAGTGCGAACGTACAGAACGTACAGGACGCACCGATGCCCCTGCCGCTCACCGAGGAGGAGATCAGCGCACAGCAGCTTGCCGATGCCGAGTACATGGCACTCCTCTGGATGCGCACGTCGGCAGAATACCGTGCGCTCTGCTATCAGGGCTACAATGCGGCACTCGCGGAGATTGCGCGCGCACAGGCGAATCCCGCTGCGCGCAGCGGCAAGCCGCTCGCCATCGTCCTCGACTGCGACGAGACCGTCACGGACAACACACGCGCCATGGCAGCGGCTGCCGCCGCGGGCAACGGCCGTTATGATGCGCTCTGGTGGCGCGCGACCGTGCACGAGGGACGCTCCGAGGCACTGCCGGGTGCGGCGGATTTCCTGAACGAAGTCGCACGGCGCGGCGTTGCCATCTTCTACGTCAGCAACCGCTGGAGCGAAGTCAACTACGAGCCGACCATCGAGAACCTCAAGGCACTCGGCTTCCCCTCCGTGGACGCGGAGCACGTCCTCCTCATGGAGGATCGGACACAGAGCGACAAGCAGCCGCGCTTTGACAAGATCGCCGCAGACTACGATGTCGTCGTCTACATGGGTGACAATGCGGGCGATCTGCCGCTCGGCACGAAGGGCAAGACGCGCGATGAGCGCAACGCCCTCATCGACAATGCACGCGCCGACTTCGGCACGCGCTACATCGTCTTCCCGAACCCCGCCTACGGTTCCTGGGTCAGTGCCCTCGCCAAGGACTACATGACCATGAGCCCCGAGGCACGCGAGGAGTTCTATGTAAAGACGCTGACGGAGTAA
- a CDS encoding cysteine hydrolase family protein, whose product MRKAIVVVDMQNDFIDGALGTREAQEMLPRMVEKLTAARAEGTALIFTMDTHGADYLETQEGKKLPVEHCIRATAGWEIAPALQPFVRAATVIEKPTFGATTLPAALADYDEIELVGLCTDICVISNALLVKAFYPEKPVSVDASCCAGVTPESHANALAAMRMCQVEVGERVTG is encoded by the coding sequence ATGCGCAAAGCAATTGTTGTCGTGGATATGCAGAATGACTTTATCGACGGGGCGCTCGGGACGCGAGAGGCGCAGGAGATGCTGCCGCGCATGGTCGAAAAGCTCACCGCCGCGCGCGCAGAGGGCACGGCGCTCATCTTCACCATGGATACGCACGGCGCGGACTACCTCGAGACGCAGGAGGGGAAGAAACTGCCCGTCGAGCACTGCATTCGCGCCACAGCAGGGTGGGAGATCGCCCCCGCGCTGCAACCCTTCGTGCGCGCGGCGACAGTGATCGAGAAGCCCACCTTTGGAGCGACCACGCTGCCCGCCGCACTCGCGGACTACGACGAGATCGAACTCGTCGGCCTGTGCACCGACATCTGCGTCATCTCCAACGCCCTCCTCGTGAAGGCATTCTATCCGGAGAAGCCCGTCTCCGTCGACGCCTCCTGCTGCGCGGGGGTAACGCCTGAGAGTCACGCGAATGCGCTCGCGGCGATGCGGATGTGTCAGGTGGAGGTCGGTGAGCGGGTAACAGGTTGA
- a CDS encoding type II toxin-antitoxin system RelB/DinJ family antitoxin, translated as MTRFELMVEDHVKQEADDLFASLGLDTATAIQIFLRASIARAGIPFSVAHYELPEDLMEAVRDSRTGKNLHGPFSSAEAAVASMLED; from the coding sequence ATGACGCGATTTGAACTGATGGTCGAGGATCATGTGAAACAGGAGGCAGATGACCTCTTTGCCAGCCTCGGACTTGATACAGCGACAGCAATCCAGATTTTTCTGCGGGCGTCCATCGCCCGCGCAGGCATTCCGTTCTCCGTGGCTCATTATGAATTGCCCGAAGACTTGATGGAGGCGGTGCGTGACAGCCGCACGGGAAAGAATCTGCATGGACCATTCTCCTCCGCAGAGGCAGCAGTCGCATCTATGTTGGAGGACTAG
- a CDS encoding cell invasion protein SipA has protein sequence MMNTKMMKKTAVTALVGVLGYGAVGAAEVSASALNAPQRVTQTAFTTADGSAEMQQLAWGGKRKKKDGKKYSQGSVNTAIIAGAVIGAIIAKNT, from the coding sequence ATGATGAATACAAAGATGATGAAGAAAACGGCGGTCACTGCCCTCGTCGGCGTGCTCGGCTATGGTGCTGTCGGTGCTGCGGAGGTCTCCGCGAGCGCACTGAATGCGCCGCAGCGCGTCACGCAGACGGCGTTCACCACGGCGGACGGCAGCGCCGAGATGCAGCAGCTCGCATGGGGCGGCAAGCGCAAGAAGAAGGACGGCAAGAAGTACTCACAGGGCAGCGTCAACACCGCCATCATCGCGGGTGCCGTCATCGGCGCGATCATTGCGAAGAATACCTGA
- a CDS encoding N-acetylmuramoyl-L-alanine amidase codes for MSAILPPSAMRRVTCAELRELAAAYRVPLMYAAARCARETKVYLHWTAGHYGQFFADYHVQIDADGGIYVIGAGVLDEVLAATYLRNSGSVSIALLAACGATTDDLGAEPPTAAQIESMAMAVTALADGLWLTIDRERVMTHGEAADNEDGVRAHAPYGPRTTCERWDLEYLGMAESPVFNPWAQDGSRGGDVLRGKAQYYREHGVL; via the coding sequence ATGAGTGCCATCCTCCCGCCCTCCGCCATGCGACGCGTCACCTGTGCCGAGCTGCGGGAACTCGCTGCGGCGTACCGTGTGCCCCTTATGTACGCTGCTGCGCGGTGTGCGCGTGAGACGAAGGTGTATCTGCACTGGACAGCGGGGCACTATGGGCAGTTCTTCGCGGACTACCATGTGCAGATCGACGCGGATGGAGGAATCTATGTCATCGGCGCGGGCGTGCTTGACGAGGTACTTGCCGCGACCTACCTGCGCAACAGCGGGAGCGTGAGCATCGCCCTCCTCGCGGCGTGCGGCGCAACGACCGATGATCTCGGAGCGGAGCCGCCGACCGCCGCCCAGATCGAGTCGATGGCAATGGCGGTGACGGCGCTCGCGGATGGACTCTGGCTGACGATCGACAGGGAGCGCGTCATGACCCACGGCGAGGCAGCGGACAACGAGGACGGCGTGCGTGCTCACGCGCCCTACGGCCCGCGCACAACCTGCGAGCGCTGGGATCTCGAGTACCTCGGCATGGCGGAGAGCCCCGTTTTCAATCCGTGGGCACAGGACGGCTCGCGCGGCGGCGATGTCCTGCGCGGCAAGGCGCAGTATTATCGGGAGCACGGTGTTCTCTAA
- a CDS encoding ion transporter — translation MEILQKALNWKHTQKIITFVIILNAAVLGILTSRSLTVDEIALLEAIDKGCLVIFTIELVAKLLVYRRSFWSEGWNIFDFVIVLTSIIFISSSVSVIRAFRIFRLLKALAEFPELQILVSSMLKAIPSMSWALMLLFIIFYIFGVFGSSLFGEDFPELFGDIGGSMFTLFQVMTFESWATAVARPIMAVYSYAWIYFLIFILLTAITLLNVMVGIVVEAVGSISEAAKQKAAEEAAKNAPPDVRTANEIEAEIRTHLSQIEELLQKRQLAAKE, via the coding sequence ATGGAGATACTGCAAAAAGCACTCAACTGGAAGCATACGCAGAAGATCATCACCTTCGTCATCATCCTCAATGCTGCCGTCCTCGGCATACTGACGAGCCGGTCGCTGACCGTCGATGAGATCGCGCTTTTGGAGGCAATCGACAAAGGCTGCCTAGTCATCTTCACCATTGAGCTGGTCGCCAAGCTGCTCGTCTATCGGCGGAGCTTCTGGTCAGAGGGTTGGAATATCTTCGACTTCGTGATCGTCCTCACCTCCATCATCTTCATCTCCTCGAGTGTCTCGGTCATCCGAGCGTTCCGTATCTTCCGACTGCTGAAGGCACTCGCCGAGTTCCCCGAGCTGCAGATCCTCGTATCGTCCATGCTGAAGGCAATCCCCAGCATGTCGTGGGCGCTGATGCTGCTCTTCATCATCTTCTACATCTTCGGCGTCTTCGGCAGCAGCCTGTTTGGAGAAGACTTCCCGGAGCTGTTCGGGGACATCGGCGGCTCCATGTTCACCCTGTTTCAGGTCATGACGTTCGAGTCGTGGGCAACCGCCGTTGCGCGCCCGATCATGGCAGTGTATTCCTATGCGTGGATATACTTCCTGATCTTCATTCTGCTCACGGCCATCACCCTGCTGAACGTCATGGTGGGTATCGTCGTGGAGGCGGTCGGATCCATCTCGGAGGCAGCCAAGCAGAAGGCTGCCGAGGAAGCGGCGAAGAACGCGCCGCCCGATGTGCGTACGGCAAACGAGATCGAGGCGGAGATCCGCACGCACCTTTCGCAGATCGAGGAACTGCTTCAAAAACGGCAGCTTGCCGCAAAAGAATAG
- a CDS encoding alanine/glycine:cation symporter family protein — MESFLPMLNAIDSFLWGVPLITLLVGTGILLTVRLALIQVVHLPRALSLILRAKNKGAGDISSFKALCVALAATIGTGNIVGVATAVKVGGPGAIFWMWMAAFFGMATKYAEGLLAVKYRTTDERGEIAGGPMYYIRRGMGEKYRPLAGFFAAATVLVAFFGIGTFPQVNAIVDSVELSFGVPRIITDIALTVLIAAITIGGLRSIAEVAARIIPFMAVLYVVICAGIILMHIGEIPAAIALILDSAFTGTAAAGGFAGSTVMMAMSSGIARGVFSNESGLGSAPIAAAAAKTKEPAEQGLISMTGTFIDTIIICSMTGLVLVLTGAWHGDVAGAAMTGAAFSSLYGSIGGALLTVSLALFAFTTILGWNYYGERAVFYLAGMRAILPYRIVFIALIACGAFLKLEAIWVLADIVNGLMAIPNLIALIALSGIVVHETRRYLDKVQRGGRTKK; from the coding sequence ATGGAATCATTTCTTCCCATGCTGAACGCCATTGACTCGTTTCTCTGGGGCGTTCCGCTCATCACGCTGCTCGTGGGGACGGGCATCCTCCTCACCGTGCGCCTCGCGCTGATCCAGGTTGTGCACCTGCCGCGCGCACTCTCTCTGATCCTCAGGGCAAAGAACAAGGGCGCGGGCGATATCTCAAGCTTCAAGGCTCTCTGCGTGGCGCTCGCCGCGACCATCGGCACGGGCAACATTGTCGGCGTTGCGACGGCGGTGAAGGTCGGCGGCCCCGGCGCAATCTTCTGGATGTGGATGGCGGCGTTCTTCGGCATGGCGACGAAGTATGCGGAGGGACTGCTCGCCGTGAAGTACCGCACGACGGACGAGCGCGGTGAGATCGCGGGCGGTCCGATGTACTACATTCGGCGCGGCATGGGTGAGAAATATCGTCCGCTCGCGGGCTTCTTCGCGGCTGCGACGGTGCTCGTTGCGTTCTTTGGTATCGGCACATTCCCGCAGGTCAACGCCATTGTGGACTCCGTGGAGCTGTCCTTCGGCGTGCCGCGCATCATCACCGACATCGCGCTCACAGTGCTCATTGCGGCGATCACGATCGGCGGGCTCCGCAGCATCGCTGAGGTCGCCGCGCGGATCATCCCCTTTATGGCGGTGCTCTACGTCGTCATCTGCGCGGGCATCATTCTCATGCACATCGGCGAGATCCCGGCGGCGATCGCGCTCATTCTCGACAGCGCGTTCACGGGCACGGCGGCGGCGGGCGGATTCGCCGGCTCGACCGTCATGATGGCGATGAGCAGCGGCATTGCACGCGGCGTCTTCTCGAACGAGTCGGGTCTTGGCTCCGCGCCGATTGCAGCGGCTGCGGCAAAGACGAAGGAGCCCGCCGAGCAGGGGCTGATCTCCATGACGGGGACATTTATTGATACGATTATCATCTGCTCCATGACGGGGCTCGTCCTCGTCCTCACGGGCGCATGGCACGGCGATGTGGCGGGTGCGGCAATGACGGGCGCGGCGTTCTCGAGTCTCTACGGCTCAATCGGCGGCGCACTCCTCACCGTCTCGCTCGCGCTCTTTGCGTTCACCACCATCCTCGGCTGGAACTACTACGGCGAGCGTGCCGTGTTCTATCTCGCGGGCATGCGCGCCATCCTGCCGTACCGCATCGTCTTCATTGCACTCATTGCGTGCGGCGCATTCCTGAAGCTCGAGGCGATCTGGGTGCTCGCCGACATTGTGAACGGGCTCATGGCGATCCCGAACCTCATCGCGCTCATCGCGCTCTCCGGCATTGTCGTCCACGAGACGCGCCGCTATCTGGACAAGGTGCAGCGCGGGGGACGGACGAAGAAATAG